A stretch of the Spirochaetota bacterium genome encodes the following:
- a CDS encoding ABC transporter ATP-binding protein, producing the protein MSILSVSNLKKSYGDLKALKGISFNIEKGEIFALIGPNGAGKTTTLRIIATILKKDEGEIYFGDFVYGKDDNKIRENISYLPEEAGVYKNLTGQEYLDFMASFFAKNREDKKKFIEKASEICGLGDRLKNKVTTYSKGMTRKLLLARSIMFKPKLAILDEPTSGLDVQNAFEIRKIIKSFKEEGMSVLLSSHNMLEIEFLSDRVGFIYKGNILEIGKPEELKKKFNKSNLEEVFIELISLNKNED; encoded by the coding sequence ATGAGTATATTAAGTGTTAGTAATCTTAAGAAAAGTTATGGAGATTTAAAAGCTTTAAAAGGTATTAGTTTTAATATTGAAAAAGGAGAAATATTTGCTTTAATTGGACCAAATGGAGCAGGTAAAACGACCACTTTAAGGATTATTGCAACAATATTAAAAAAAGATGAGGGAGAGATATATTTTGGTGATTTCGTTTATGGCAAAGATGATAATAAAATTAGAGAAAATATTTCCTATCTTCCTGAAGAAGCTGGGGTCTATAAAAATTTAACAGGACAAGAATATCTTGATTTTATGGCATCATTTTTTGCTAAAAATAGAGAAGATAAAAAGAAATTTATTGAGAAAGCTTCAGAGATATGTGGTCTTGGAGATAGATTAAAAAATAAAGTTACCACATATTCAAAAGGAATGACAAGAAAACTTTTACTTGCAAGATCAATTATGTTTAAACCTAAACTTGCAATTTTAGATGAACCAACAAGCGGACTTGATGTTCAAAATGCATTTGAAATAAGAAAAATAATTAAATCTTTTAAAGAAGAAGGGATGTCTGTTCTTTTATCTTCTCATAATATGCTAGAAATTGAATTTTTATCAGATAGAGTTGGATTCATATATAAAGGGAATATTCTTGAAATTGGAAAACCAGAAGAGTTAAAGAAAAAATTCAATAAATCAAATTTAGAAGAAGTTTTTATTGAACTTATAAGTCTAAATAAAAATGAGGATTAA
- a CDS encoding DUF115 domain-containing protein, with product MNNFDKFEYLFEKYFNIENFKKRNCFFLLIDNNILNFEKIKDYFNEKIVKFAENFINFENNTPKLSENIIKNQYFLIFYKPSYYETEIDNNDIKTYYIYNFEVSYIKINFNNNIISLNKDIIDFLSNRVIPINIENIFFDPSFNNEKNIIIKNSIDKIIEESLIKFRTSQIMSYKWFKNIFKFLYHNINLIKKGYKNNLNILTNNLPNNIENFNNIPNYLTKENNKENMHNDNENNINIFLIGSSPNLDLEISNLKEEINYFDKNKKKYFTFCIDNSYFTLLRNNISPDFIISFDPATFTQLFILKKYIPFIKSPSIICPTTLNPKTYKNLKKVFLFNPGIDFEDEIFNFSFNSFNKIFINKFQNKDNPINFIKNLPILNFNITNVGSASLKIIYTIKELLKNNKDNKGENNSLNFTLKIYGIDYSFNSYKYYSKECFWQKYNRTNESYKDTTIKNNFKKCVYKNEKKLFLIYKEEFSNELEYLIKSDKIYEDGSLFISKNKSSILVPLLSYFYFIKLKKKSNQKISFNLKEQEKTKKAIKDYINKIILNLSL from the coding sequence ATGAATAACTTTGATAAATTCGAATATTTATTTGAAAAATATTTTAATATTGAAAATTTTAAGAAAAGAAACTGCTTTTTTCTATTAATTGACAATAACATTTTAAATTTTGAAAAAATTAAAGACTATTTTAATGAAAAAATTGTAAAATTTGCAGAAAACTTTATTAATTTTGAAAATAATACTCCTAAACTAAGTGAAAATATAATTAAAAATCAGTATTTTTTAATTTTTTATAAACCTTCATATTATGAAACAGAAATAGATAATAATGATATTAAAACATATTATATTTATAATTTTGAGGTTTCTTATATTAAAATAAACTTTAATAATAATATTATTTCTTTAAATAAAGATATAATTGATTTTTTATCAAATAGAGTAATTCCAATTAACATTGAAAACATATTTTTTGATCCTTCATTTAATAATGAAAAGAATATTATAATAAAAAATTCTATAGACAAAATAATAGAAGAAAGTCTTATAAAATTTAGAACATCTCAAATAATGTCTTATAAATGGTTTAAAAATATTTTTAAATTTTTATATCACAATATTAACCTTATTAAAAAAGGATACAAAAATAATTTAAATATTTTAACAAATAATTTACCTAATAACATTGAAAATTTTAATAATATTCCAAACTATCTAACTAAAGAAAACAATAAAGAAAATATGCATAATGATAATGAAAATAATATAAATATTTTTTTAATAGGTTCCTCTCCAAATCTTGATTTAGAAATATCCAATCTTAAAGAAGAAATAAATTATTTTGATAAAAATAAAAAAAAGTATTTTACTTTTTGCATAGATAACTCCTACTTTACTCTTTTAAGAAACAATATTAGTCCTGATTTTATAATTTCTTTTGACCCAGCTACTTTTACACAACTTTTTATATTAAAAAAATACATCCCATTTATAAAGAGTCCATCAATAATATGTCCTACTACTTTAAATCCTAAAACTTACAAAAATTTAAAAAAAGTATTTTTATTTAATCCTGGAATAGATTTTGAAGATGAAATATTTAATTTTTCTTTTAATAGTTTTAATAAAATTTTTATAAATAAATTTCAAAATAAAGATAATCCAATTAATTTTATAAAAAATCTACCTATACTTAATTTTAACATCACAAATGTTGGCTCTGCATCTCTTAAAATTATCTACACCATAAAAGAGCTTTTGAAAAATAATAAAGACAATAAGGGGGAAAATAATAGTTTAAATTTTACCCTAAAAATATATGGAATAGATTACTCATTTAATTCATATAAATATTATTCAAAAGAGTGTTTCTGGCAAAAATATAATAGAACTAATGAATCATATAAAGACACAACAATTAAAAATAATTTTAAAAAATGTGTTTATAAAAATGAAAAAAAACTATTTTTAATTTATAAAGAAGAATTTTCTAATGAATTAGAATATCTAATTAAAAGTGATAAAATTTATGAAGATGGTAGTTTATTTATTTCTAAAAATAAATCCTCAATTTTAGTTCCTCTTTTATCTTACTTTTATTTTATTAAACTCAAAAAAAAATCTAACCAGAAAATATCTTTTAATTTAAAAGAACAAGAAAAAACAAAAAAAGCTATTAAAGATTATATAAATAAAATTATTCTAAACCTTTCTTTATAA
- the secF gene encoding protein translocase subunit SecF — MKKEINFVKYRFVAIGFSILFLLVGIAFIFINGFKFGIDFTGGISFIVQIDNKEATLANVRETVVKGGFGSNVVQIGSEESKTYNIKIPVSKEDSENQMKQDKLKKLIEDRYGQSNVYWLSINLIGATMSKQFLRDSIWLVLVVFVLILFYILIRFKHLKFSIGAVVALIHDVLLTLSLLIILKREFTLNVLAAILTLIGYSLNDTIVVYSRIRENYQLYPKMDFSLLINKSINETLSRTIITSLTTFFVVFMIFIFGGEVLRDFGLALSFGIVVGTYSSIFIASPILIQQSKKQKTF; from the coding sequence ATGAAAAAAGAGATAAATTTTGTTAAATATAGATTTGTTGCAATAGGATTTTCTATTTTGTTTCTTTTAGTCGGTATTGCTTTTATATTTATTAATGGATTTAAATTTGGGATTGATTTTACAGGAGGTATTTCATTTATTGTTCAAATTGATAATAAAGAGGCTACACTTGCTAATGTTAGAGAAACAGTTGTAAAAGGTGGTTTTGGAAGCAATGTTGTACAAATTGGAAGTGAAGAATCAAAAACTTACAATATAAAAATTCCAGTTTCTAAAGAAGACAGTGAAAATCAAATGAAACAGGATAAATTAAAAAAATTGATTGAAGATAGATATGGACAAAGCAATGTTTATTGGTTATCTATCAATTTAATTGGTGCAACAATGTCGAAACAATTTTTAAGGGATTCTATTTGGTTAGTACTTGTAGTTTTTGTTTTGATATTATTTTATATTCTTATAAGATTTAAACATTTGAAGTTTTCTATAGGTGCAGTTGTTGCTTTAATTCACGATGTTTTATTAACATTATCTTTACTTATTATATTGAAAAGGGAATTTACATTGAATGTTCTTGCAGCAATTTTAACTCTTATAGGATATTCTTTAAATGATACAATAGTTGTTTATTCTAGAATAAGAGAAAATTATCAATTATATCCAAAAATGGATTTTTCTTTACTAATAAATAAATCTATAAATGAGACACTTTCTAGAACAATAATAACATCATTAACAACTTTTTTTGTTGTATTTATGATTTTTATTTTTGGTGGTGAAGTTTTGAGAGATTTCGGATTAGCTTTAAGTTTTGGAATTGTTGTTGGTACATATTCCTCTATTTTTATAGCTTCTCCAATACTTATTCAACAAAGTAAGAAACAGAAAACCTTTTAA
- the secD gene encoding protein translocase subunit SecD has protein sequence MGNRTRLFITIFMIIFSIYLLIPTYKWYFLVSEQDKLLLTLSPQDLANAGLSDKDLKRIEDLRKLSKQIINLGLDLKGGIYIVLKADFTNFQDYTEADKEEAMQRVLLILKNRIDQFGVTEPKISRMGKNLISIELPGAKDFNRIKNIIVGEGRLTFQLVDVETVNLLKNTPGAIDEKGNIVRLDLIPEDSQVMGIYKKDKYGNYVQDVATVVKKKVELDGTYLKKVDVINGQWGPEVAFSLSAEGAAIFYEVTKNNVNKPLAIILDNKVLSMPMITEPINSPNATIQGNFTPEEAFDLALILKAGSFPVPIVIAEQNEVGPTLGKDSIQRGIKAGLIGGLLVLIFAIIYYKLIGLLTDILLIFNIFFLVAFLAAFSYTLTLPGIAGIILNIGMGIDAFVIIYERIKDELRGGKPPYLAVSIGYDKAFLTIFDSNLTTLIASIALAQLGSGPIRGFAVTLSIGIVINMIVVLITSRLIMTSIYKDERKKNISI, from the coding sequence ATGGGAAATAGGACAAGATTATTTATAACAATTTTTATGATAATTTTTTCTATTTATCTTCTTATTCCAACTTATAAATGGTACTTCTTAGTTTCTGAACAGGATAAATTATTATTGACTTTGAGTCCTCAAGATCTTGCAAATGCAGGACTTTCAGATAAAGATTTAAAAAGAATTGAAGACTTGCGAAAACTTTCAAAACAAATTATCAATTTGGGTCTTGATCTTAAAGGAGGAATATATATAGTATTAAAAGCTGATTTTACTAATTTTCAAGATTATACAGAGGCTGATAAAGAAGAAGCTATGCAAAGGGTGCTTCTTATCTTAAAAAACAGAATAGATCAATTTGGTGTTACTGAGCCTAAAATAAGTAGGATGGGGAAAAATTTAATATCCATAGAATTACCTGGAGCAAAAGATTTCAACAGAATTAAAAATATTATTGTTGGAGAAGGAAGGTTAACTTTTCAATTAGTGGATGTTGAAACTGTTAATCTTTTAAAGAATACTCCTGGAGCTATAGATGAAAAAGGGAATATTGTTAGGTTAGATTTAATTCCAGAAGATTCACAGGTTATGGGAATATATAAAAAAGATAAATATGGAAATTATGTTCAAGATGTAGCTACAGTAGTAAAGAAAAAAGTGGAACTTGATGGGACATATTTAAAAAAAGTTGATGTTATAAATGGGCAATGGGGCCCAGAAGTTGCATTTTCTCTTTCTGCTGAAGGAGCAGCAATCTTTTATGAGGTTACTAAAAATAATGTAAATAAACCACTTGCTATAATTCTAGATAATAAAGTTTTAAGTATGCCTATGATTACTGAACCTATAAATTCTCCAAATGCTACTATTCAAGGTAATTTTACACCAGAAGAAGCTTTTGATTTAGCTTTGATTCTTAAAGCAGGTTCTTTCCCTGTACCAATTGTTATAGCTGAACAAAATGAGGTTGGTCCTACTCTTGGTAAAGATTCTATTCAAAGAGGAATTAAAGCAGGATTAATTGGAGGTTTGCTAGTTTTGATTTTTGCTATTATTTATTATAAATTAATAGGTTTATTAACAGATATTCTTCTTATTTTTAATATTTTCTTTCTTGTTGCTTTTTTAGCTGCATTTTCATATACATTAACTTTACCTGGTATTGCAGGTATCATATTAAATATTGGTATGGGTATAGATGCTTTTGTAATTATTTATGAAAGAATAAAAGATGAGTTAAGAGGTGGTAAACCACCATATCTTGCAGTAAGTATAGGCTATGATAAGGCTTTTCTAACTATATTTGATTCAAACTTAACAACATTAATTGCTTCTATTGCATTAGCACAATTGGGTTCTGGGCCTATTAGAGGATTTGCTGTAACCCTTTCTATTGGTATAGTGATAAATATGATCGTGGTATTAATTACTTCTAGGTTAATTATGACTTCAATTTACAAAGATGAAAGAAAGAAAAACATATCAATATAA
- the yajC gene encoding preprotein translocase subunit YajC — protein MNLLNIMLMAAPTGTQGTSGSGNLLSLFLPFIVIMVLFYILLVIPQKRQEKKHQEMVNALEKGDKVITSGGIHGTVVSTKENTVIVKVDDSTSIEFSKSAIVYVEKKQNN, from the coding sequence ATGAATTTGTTAAATATAATGTTAATGGCTGCTCCTACTGGTACACAAGGAACAAGTGGATCAGGAAATCTTTTAAGTTTATTTTTGCCTTTTATTGTTATTATGGTTTTATTTTATATTTTACTTGTAATTCCCCAGAAAAGACAGGAAAAAAAGCATCAGGAAATGGTTAATGCTCTTGAAAAAGGTGATAAAGTTATAACTTCTGGTGGTATACATGGTACTGTTGTTTCAACAAAAGAAAATACTGTAATTGTTAAAGTAGATGATTCTACTTCAATAGAGTTTTCTAAATCTGCAATTGTTTATGTTGAGAAAAAGCAAAATAATTAA
- the aroC gene encoding chorismate synthase, which translates to MNSFGKLFKITIFGESHGPYVGITIDGVPPGIKLNILDFKRDLKRRSPNYYGSTNRKEEDIPIIISGIKNNLTNGFPLTILFENKKYKNIYFNFDKDKEKNINYYEKFLTIPRPSHVDFAAIKKWGKFFDISGGGHLSGRLTVCIVAAGVVARKIINNNFTEINSNIEKRIKNDQDFEIKKNFNKSIKIKCEPIEIYGITDKKKFLDIIKKIKDENDSIGGILQCRIKGLPAGIGEPFFYSLESAISSIIFSIPSIKGIEFGAGFSFSKMKGSEANDPIVNINGKTRTNYNGGITGGISNGNDIIFNIVARPVPSIKKEQETINIKTKKIEKLVINGCHDSCHILRLPPIIEAASYIAILDLLMINKSINK; encoded by the coding sequence ATGAACTCTTTTGGAAAACTATTTAAAATTACTATATTTGGAGAATCTCACGGACCTTATGTTGGCATAACAATTGATGGAGTTCCTCCAGGAATAAAACTAAATATTTTAGACTTTAAAAGAGACTTAAAAAGAAGATCTCCTAATTACTATGGTTCAACCAATAGAAAAGAGGAAGATATACCTATTATTATATCAGGTATAAAAAATAATTTAACAAATGGATTTCCTTTGACTATTTTATTTGAAAATAAAAAATATAAAAATATTTATTTTAATTTTGATAAAGATAAAGAAAAAAATATTAATTACTATGAAAAATTCCTTACAATACCAAGACCATCACATGTTGATTTCGCTGCTATAAAAAAATGGGGTAAATTTTTTGATATAAGTGGTGGTGGACATTTATCTGGAAGACTTACAGTTTGTATTGTTGCAGCAGGTGTTGTTGCAAGAAAAATAATAAATAATAATTTTACTGAAATCAATAGCAATATCGAAAAAAGAATAAAAAATGATCAAGATTTTGAAATTAAAAAAAATTTCAATAAATCAATCAAAATAAAATGCGAACCAATAGAAATATATGGAATAACGGATAAAAAAAAATTTTTAGATATTATTAAAAAAATTAAAGATGAAAATGATAGTATCGGAGGAATATTACAATGCAGAATAAAAGGTTTACCTGCTGGCATTGGTGAGCCATTTTTTTATTCTCTTGAATCAGCCATATCTTCAATAATTTTTTCTATTCCATCAATAAAAGGTATAGAATTTGGTGCTGGTTTTAGTTTTTCAAAAATGAAAGGAAGTGAAGCAAATGACCCAATTGTAAATATAAATGGTAAAACAAGAACTAATTATAATGGTGGTATTACAGGTGGTATATCTAATGGAAATGATATAATTTTTAATATAGTTGCTAGACCTGTACCTTCCATAAAAAAAGAACAAGAAACAATAAATATAAAAACAAAAAAAATTGAAAAATTAGTTATTAATGGATGTCACGATTCTTGTCACATTTTAAGATTACCCCCTATAATAGAAGCAGCTTCTTATATTGCTATTCTTGACTTATTAATGATTAATAAATCTATAAACAAATAA
- a CDS encoding SBBP repeat-containing protein, translating into MKKKILSVLFSIFIILINFILIISCHPKFLYNKNEDIEFHWTKLRGSIYEENCQSTCKDNIGNIYILGNSNSSFDGQTNYGSYDFFIIKYDSNGNHIWTRFKGGSEIDYAYDIVYDPNGFLYVVGYTSGSFDGQTNNGSDDIFVVKYDLNGNTIWTRLIGTNSNDQGRAICIDKSGYIYITGSSWGNFYGANNGQNDTFILKLDPGGNVLWGVLRGSNNYENGMDIITDNDNNIYLCGNTNGSFDSQLNNGGEDIFVIKYSSINSSPIHEWTIFKGSSIDDYVTKIFLDSNNKIYIVGTTFGNIDSQLNMGGGDGFIIKLNNINGNTIFTKLKGGPLQEDGYFSIFIKEYFIYAIGYTNSSFDSQINNGGEDILLVKYDINGNHIWTKFIGTEQNETGVDILIDNFGAIIMVGNAAGPLNNQLNFGESDVFIIKLLSK; encoded by the coding sequence ATGAAAAAGAAAATTTTATCCGTTTTATTTTCTATTTTTATAATTTTAATTAATTTTATTTTAATTATTTCTTGTCATCCAAAATTTTTATATAATAAAAATGAAGATATAGAATTTCATTGGACAAAGTTAAGAGGTAGTATTTATGAAGAAAACTGCCAATCAACATGTAAAGATAATATTGGCAACATTTATATATTAGGTAATTCTAACAGTTCTTTTGATGGACAAACAAATTATGGTTCCTATGACTTTTTTATAATTAAATATGACAGTAATGGAAACCATATATGGACAAGATTTAAAGGAGGTTCGGAAATAGATTATGCTTATGATATAGTTTATGACCCAAATGGCTTTTTATATGTTGTCGGTTATACGAGTGGAAGTTTTGACGGACAGACAAATAATGGTAGTGATGATATTTTTGTTGTTAAATACGATTTAAATGGTAATACAATATGGACAAGATTAATAGGAACAAATTCTAATGATCAAGGAAGGGCAATCTGCATTGATAAATCTGGCTATATATATATTACAGGTTCATCATGGGGCAATTTTTATGGTGCTAATAATGGTCAAAACGATACTTTTATATTAAAACTTGATCCAGGAGGAAATGTTTTATGGGGTGTATTAAGAGGAAGTAATAATTATGAAAATGGTATGGATATTATAACAGACAATGATAACAATATATATTTATGTGGAAATACAAATGGTTCATTCGATTCCCAACTTAATAATGGAGGAGAAGATATATTTGTTATAAAATATAGCTCAATAAATTCATCTCCAATTCATGAATGGACAATATTTAAGGGATCTAGTATTGATGATTATGTTACTAAAATATTTTTAGATAGTAATAATAAAATTTATATTGTAGGAACAACATTTGGAAATATTGATTCTCAATTAAATATGGGTGGAGGAGATGGATTTATTATTAAATTAAACAATATTAATGGAAATACAATTTTTACAAAATTAAAAGGTGGTCCATTACAAGAAGATGGTTATTTTAGCATTTTTATTAAAGAATATTTTATATATGCCATTGGATATACCAATTCTTCTTTCGATAGTCAAATAAATAATGGCGGAGAAGATATATTATTAGTAAAATATGATATTAATGGCAATCATATCTGGACTAAATTTATAGGAACAGAACAAAATGAAACAGGAGTTGATATATTAATTGATAATTTCGGAGCCATTATTATGGTAGGAAATGCTGCAGGTCCTCTAAATAATCAACTCAATTTTGGAGAATCTGATGTTTTTATAATAAAATTATTAAGCAAATAA
- a CDS encoding outer membrane lipoprotein-sorting protein, whose amino-acid sequence MKKVFLTTLLIIIFIFFTAQTQKKIDPVKVIRDIENKLNYDEDITTTLNIIQVDPNSSNKVYKLRWYRRDKEDKFVLIFIEPDSEKGKGYLRIKDDFYMYLPATREFVYKNRKENVGDTNAKAESFEKMKTEELYDISYLKDEKVAKFDTYVILLKAKKLDVSYPIQKIYVDKESMLPVKREYFSQSEKLMQTDYYIKYEKLKGEKYIATKILIVDNIEEGKKTSIMIEDFSISKIPDYIFTKAFLENQSR is encoded by the coding sequence TAATAATAATTTTTATTTTTTTTACTGCCCAAACACAAAAGAAGATTGATCCTGTTAAAGTTATAAGAGATATTGAAAATAAATTGAACTATGATGAAGATATAACAACGACTTTAAATATAATACAGGTTGATCCAAATTCTTCAAATAAGGTTTATAAGTTAAGATGGTATAGAAGAGATAAGGAAGATAAATTTGTTCTTATTTTTATTGAACCAGACTCAGAGAAAGGAAAAGGTTATTTAAGAATAAAGGATGATTTTTATATGTATCTTCCTGCAACTAGAGAGTTTGTTTATAAGAATAGAAAAGAGAATGTTGGGGATACAAATGCTAAAGCTGAAAGTTTTGAAAAAATGAAAACAGAAGAACTTTATGATATTTCTTATTTAAAGGATGAAAAAGTAGCAAAATTTGACACTTATGTAATTTTGCTAAAAGCAAAAAAACTTGATGTTTCATATCCAATACAAAAAATCTATGTTGATAAAGAATCTATGCTTCCAGTAAAAAGAGAATATTTTTCCCAATCTGAAAAATTGATGCAAACTGATTACTATATAAAGTATGAGAAATTAAAAGGTGAAAAATATATTGCAACAAAAATATTGATTGTTGACAATATAGAAGAAGGCAAAAAAACTTCAATAATGATTGAAGATTTTTCTATTTCAAAAATACCTGATTATATTTTTACTAAAGCTTTTTTAGAAAATCAATCAAGATAA